The DNA region AATTATTAATGTATCATTAGTCTCGACTTTAATTTTACCTTAATTCGATTATATATGATTTGGTTGAATAAATTTAAAATATGAAATTCTGAGTTGAGATGCCCCCTTTGGTTGGATAATATGGACGCGAAGCCCACGTGATATTGGTAAAACTATCATTCACCAAACTATATCCAACAAAGCCATTATATAATATCCATTATAATTACGGAATGTTTATAGATGGGCGCGTGTCGGTGTGGTATAATTTACTATATGAAAAAATTCGTTATTGGCCATTGGGTCGGGTTAGCTCTACTAACGATTATTCTAATTGGCGCATTCTTGCGCTTTTTTAATCTATCAACTCTTCCGCCGGGAATTTACCCCGATGAAGCGCGCAACGGCATAGACGCGCTTCACGCCATGGCCACCGGCCAATATTCAGTTTTCTATCCGGCAAACAACGGCCGCGAGGGGTTGTACATCGACCTGCTGACAATTGTTTTCCGAATATTTGGAGTCAGTATTTTTTCTCTCAAATTAATTAGTGCGGCTATCGGCATGCTAACAATTTGGACAGTATATCTTCTAGCAAAAGAATTGCAAAGATTTATCAAAAGCGAAAAACCGATGTGGTACCAAGAGGCAATCTCTCTTGTTGCTTCGCTTTTTATTGCCACAAGTTTCTGGCATATTAATTTTAGCCGTATTTCTTTTCGCGCAATCTTTGTTCCTTTCCTTCTCTCGCTTGCGACATATTACACATTGCGCATGCTGCGCCGCGGATCTCTCTTTGACACAATTGTTGCCGGCGCGCTTTGGGCGCTTGGCATGTATACATATATTGCATTTCGAGTAGCGCCTATCATTCCCGCATTTCTTATTGGCTCAACGTTGCTGGTTTCGCTAGCGCAAAATCGCGACAATAAAAATATCAAACGTTGGATAAAAATGATTGCCGCGTTTGCATTAAGTGGCATCATAGTATTTCTGCCTCTCGCAATCTACTTCATCACAAACTCAGGCAGCTTTGCTTCTCGTTCAGCTGGAATTTCAGTATTTAGTGAACCTCAACCTATTCTTGCATTTCTGAAAAGTCTAGGCGCGCATCTACAAATGTTTTTCTATCAAGGCGATGGAAATTGGCGGCATAACATTTCTGGCCAAGCCCAGCTCTTGTTTCCCATCGCGCTTCTATTCCTTCTTGGAACATATGTTGTAATACACGACGCTTTTCATGGTTTAAGAACAAGACAATGGGAAAAAGCGATTGGAATGTTAGCGATTGGAATGTGGTTTGACGCGCTTCTTCTGCCCGCGATACTTACCATTGAGGGTATTCCTCATGCCCTTCGCTCAATCGGCGTAATCCCTGTTACATACCTGATTGCTGCTATCGGCTTTGCGCATTTTCTTGGCTATCTACTCCGCCAAAATATTTCTTGGATTCGCTCTGGAGGATTTGCTCTTGCTATCGCCCTTCTTGTAGCTCTTCCACTTACTGCCTATAACCAATATTTCAATGTGTGGGGAAATAATCCTAATGTTCCTGGCGCATTCTCGCAATACTATACCCAAATCGGATATTTCCTTAACGCGCTTCCGGACGATACGCCCAAAGTTGTGTTTGTAAATAGCGATGGCGTGCTTGTGCCGATTGAAAAATATCTTGCCGCACCGACAAACAAAGATAATACAATTCCCATGTCATCGCAAACAACTCTATTTATACAGAATACAAAATCCGTGCATCCGCAAAATACAATCTACGCCACCGAAAAAGAACTTGAAAATTTTATTCCACAAAAAGGAAGCATCGTCATTCCGCTTGAACCAAATGATAAGGCAAAAACTTTTCTTAAAGAAAAGTTTCGTGGTACTGGCCAACAGCCGGGCGGAATATGGTTCTACCAAATGCCATAACTTGGAGCGAGCGAGGAGAATCGAACTCCCGCCTCGACCTTGGGGACAAAGCCAAATTATTTTGGCTTTGTCGGGCGCAAAAGCGCCCTGGGGCGGTGTGGCAGCATCAATTTTTTGTCGAGGCTCTGCCGAGAACTGTATTGTTGCTGTCCACACCGCTATACCTTGAGCGGGATACCAGAATCGAACTGGCGCTTCGACCTTGGGGACACTTTTGCGTATAGCGAAAGTGTCGGCTCCAAAAGGAGCCCGGGTAGTCATGGCAACCTCAATTTTTTGCTCGGAGTCCCCCTTTGGGGGACGGAGAAATTAAGTTGGTGTTGCCATGACGGTACCTTGGCGTTGAACAAACTTAGAGCGAGGTACGGGAATCGAACCCGCGTGTCAACCTTGGGGATAAAAGCCAAATGCTTTTGGCTTTTATCGGACGTAAAAAACGTCCTGGGTGGTCAAATGCCAACAATTTTTTGTTCGAGCCGAAGGCGAGTAATATAAGGCATTTGACGGTACATTGATGTTGAGTAGACTTGGAGCGAGCGAGGAGAATCGAACTCCCGCCTCGACCTTGGGAAGGTCACGTACTACCACTATACTACGCTCGCATACTACCACTATACTAATCCCGCCTATTTTTTATCGATAAATCTCTCTTCTATGCGCCACTTCAATTAATTGAATTTCTTTGGTAGAAATAAATTGAAAAATTACTCGCCAATCTCGAGTAATTCTAAAAGAGTATAATCCCGAGAGTTTGCCTGTGAGATGTTTTGAGTGGAGCTTTGTATGAAAAGGATTCTCTACAAATATTTCCAATAGTTGCGCAAGTTTTTCTGTTGAGGCTTGGGCAATTTTTTCGCCGAAACAAGAAAATGACTTGCGCAGACAATGCGAATCATACGAAAGTATCGAGTTTCTCAAGAAATTCTTTTGCGTCACTAAAGGTATGTTTAGGTTTTTCTCGCGATGCCCTCAGAATACGTTGCACGAATTCAGGACGGTAATCCCCCTCTTTGTCTTTTCCAGCAATACCTATAATAAAAGACTTGAGAAGCTTTACTTCCTGTTTTATACTTGCAGATGAAATACGCGAAGGATTACTCATTAATCGTATTGTATAGCGGACATGGGGCATGTCAATGGCAAATTCTACTCACCTTTCACTGAAAAACAAACTTCCACCACTCGCCCGCTCGGCGCTTTAAGGCATCTTCCGTCGTCTCATCTTGCATGTAATCATCAGCCGCGGCAGCTGGCTTCTGCATCTGCTGTTGCGCAGTATTGTCTTTCTGCTCGCTTATATTATTCTCTCCTCCTGGCACCACAATCACCACCTGCTCGCCGGGCTTTTGCACATTCAACCTTCTGCGTACTTCGAGCTCCAAAACATCACTCTGATTAAATGATTGAATCATCGCGGCAAGATTGTCATTGTCTTTTTGCAAATTAGATACTTCCTCACGCGCTTTATTAATATCCTGTTGCAACTGATATCGTTGATATAACTCTTTGCCAAAAGCTCCTGCAAACCAAGCCATAACCAAAAGCAAAGCGGTGAGCAGTGCGCGAGAGATTGTAGTTTTAGTCATCATACTAAAAAATGACGAGAATAAAAGTTTTTGATAGTGATATGAGTATATACTGAAAAATTTGATGACACGAATATAAAAATGTGCTAAAGTCTATAAGTATGAACGTCACTGGCCACAAATTCCGTACTATAGCCAGGGTGGTGTGGATTTCTATAGTAATCCTTGTCACCTTTAGCATGGTTGGATATCTTTTGATACCGCTATTCTAATAGTAGCGAAAACACACTAAAAATCAATCATCCTTAACTAAATAACCTCGCATATGCGAGGTTATTTAGTTTCTAGCCAGACTTAAACACCTTCATAAAAGTCTCGGCATCAATATTTACATGCCCCATCGCCTTCATGCGCTTCTTTCCTCTTTTTTGTTTTTCAAGTAGCTTTTTCTTGCGCGTGTAATCACCGCCGTACAAATAGCCAGTTACGTCCTTACTCATCGCTGACTTAGTCTCTCTCGCAATCACCTTTCCGCCAATAGTCGCTTGAATCGCGACTGCAAAATTTTCTGGATGAATAACCTCTTTAATTTTCTCCACAAGTTTTCGCCCATCTCTTTCAGCGCGAAGGCGAGGAATAATACGCGAAAACGCCTCAACTTTATCTCCCGCGAGCATTACATCTAGCTTCACAACATCTCCGGGCTGGTCGCCAATAACATCGTACGATAACGACGCGTACCCAGAGCTGATACTCTTTAATTTGTCATAAAAGTCAGTAATAATTTCCGCGAGCGGAGCCTCGTAAGTGATACGAAGTGTTTGGCCGCCGAGAGTCTGCGTATCTTTGTAATCTCCTCTAATAGTTTGCAAAAGTTGCATCACGCCGCTTAAATATTCCGGCGGAGTCATAACTTCCATGCGCACCCACGGCTCCAGTGTCTCTACAATCTCCGTGGGATCGGGAAATTTGGCAGGTGTGTAGATAGTAATTATCTCGCCATTTTTCTTTTTTATTTGATAAATGACAGAAGGTGTGGTTACAACTATTTCTAGATTGTACTCGCGGCGCAAACGCTCAAGCACAATCTCCATATGCAGCATTCCCAAAAATCCGCACTTCCATCCACGGCCAAGCGCCTCTGAATACTCCTGTTCGTAGTAGAGCGCGGCATCGTTGAGCTTTAACTGCTCCAGCGCTTCTTTCATTTCATCAAACGCGCTTTCCTCGCCCGGAAAAATGCTGGAAAAAACCGCTGGCATCGGATCTTTGTATCCCGGCAAAGGTTCGTAAGCACGCAAGTCTTCCCGTTCATGCGTAATAGTATCACCGATTTTTGCGAGCGAAATCTCTTTGAGGCCGGTAGCAATGTAGCCAATTTCTCCGGCGCGAAGTTCCACAGACGGTATGGGAGCTGGTGAAAACGTGCCGACTTCTTTAATCTCGCTCTCCTGACGAGAAACCATAAGATGCATTCGCTCGCGTGAATGAACGACGCCGTCTACCACGCGCACGTGCGCCACTACCCCTTTGTATGAGTCGTACATAGAATCAAACACCAACGCGCGCAAAGGTGCCCCAGCATCACCACCCGGTGCCGGCACCGAACGCACGACTTCATTTAGCAACTCCTCAACCCCCTCGCCGGTTTTAGCAGAAATACGAAAAATGCGATCGGGTAGTAAATTAAATGTTTCAAACACGTCAAGGATTTCACGTTCTACATCATCGGGGCGTGAATGAGGCAAGTCAATTTTGTTTATGGCGGGAATTATTGTTAGCCCCTGCGCGATTGCCACGCGAAGATTTGCTAGCGTTTGAGCTTGCACACCCTTAGTGGCATCGACAAGCAAAATCGCGCCTTCCACCGCGGCAAGCGCGCGCGAAACTTCATAAGAGAAGTCCACATGCCCTGGCGTATCAATCAGGTTGAGTTCGTACTCATCAACGAATAACGAATCCTTTAACGAATTTACGAATTCTAAACTGTCTGTCATTCGTTTATTCGTAATCGATTCGCTATTCGTTGATGAAACCGGTCGATATCGCATTCTAACAGGCTGCATTTTTATGGTAATCCCGCGCTCCTGCTCAAGCTCCATGGTGTCTAAATACTGCTCGTGCATCTTTCTTTTCTCCACGGTTCCAGTCAGCTCCAAAAGCCGGTCGGCTAAAGTCGATTTACCGTGATCCACGTGAGCTATAATTACGAAGTTTCTAATATGTTCCTGCATATACATCAACGAATAGCGAATCGATTACGAATAAACGAATGACGCGTCAATAAGTGTATGCTACGGGAATTTCAGACAATAGAAAAGGGCAGACGTTTATGTCTGCCCTTCGCTCTTGCCCCGCAACTGCGGAGCTTAACCTCGGCAGGCGTTTTCGCCTGCCTCTTCCTCCTCACCAAACTCAACCTCCAACGTGATAGTCACCTTGGTGACCGTGACTGTCACGGGCGCCACTACCGTGACCGTGATCACGGTAGTGGCTGTAAGCGGTTCTACCTCAGCGATCGGCGGAGGCGGCGCGTGGTCGTCGCTGCTGCCACCTTCCGTGACCAATGAAGGGGCATCATCGCCGCCTCCGCCCCTGGCCGACTCGGCCGAAGGCGCGGTTTGCGCTACCTCCTCTAGCGCTACCGCCACAACCGGCGACTCAACTGCCACGGGGAATTCACTCTCCCTGTAGGCAGGTCGGACACGACGCGGTGTCTCGGCGGGGAACACTACTTCGTCGTCCTGCCGCTGCCGGCAATTCCGGCACACGTCAATCATGGCCAGGACGATGACCATGATGACTAAAAGAAGTAGAAGGATGGCGATAATCTCCAACAGGAGAATCGCCACCCCCACAAACCAACCCGCATCCCAGAGGGAAAAGCCCCCCGCCGCAGCGACCAAAGCCGGAGTAACGGGCTGGTCCTCCGCCACAACATCAGCGGCGGCAGTGGCCACCACCGGTGATGGGTTCGGAAAGCGCCATACCCCTCCCGGCGGGTCATACAAGACCCCACGAGGTTCAGGCGCATCGCTTACGCCCGCTACACCTTGCTCCGAAGCCGTCGGAGCAACGGGGGTATCCGCCACAACATCAGCTGACACCCAGCTCGCCGGCAAACGGAGAACCATCGTCGGCGGGAAGATCCAGTGACAATTGTCACTGGAGGCCAGACCGCGACCATTGGCCGCGGTCTCAATGCTCGCGGCATTAGTCGCGTATAGCTCGGGCCACCGGGTACCATCCCCGGTGTACTCCTCCGCCAACCCCCAGCACGTCATGCCGGGGACCACAACGATCTCTTCAGGACCCGCCGCCAGAGCGACGGACCCACCGCTTGCAATCATGGCCAAAACGGCCATGAAAATAACTGTAAATCGACGCATTACACCCTCCTTCATCACTAAACCTCTCCTATCAGTGCATAAAAGTATAACAGATTACTGATTTTTTGTCAAATTTAACGCACTAAAAAGTTTATTTTTGTAATCCTCGACAAATGTCCATTCCGGCGCGCGAAGCAAAAAAAGTCCTCCCAAGTAAACAAGTATGCCCGCAATCCCCGCTCCCAACCCCTGCGTAAACACTCCCCAAAATGTGGTTAGCGATATAAATGGCGCGAGAAGCATCACTCGCAAAACAAAATACGCGACAAGTCCCGCAATTATAGAAACAAACACAATTCTTATAAACGCTAAAATTATTTCTCGTTTATACTCGCCCTCGTATCTCGCAAAAAAAGCGCCAAACAAAAAAATAAGCGTAATAATTCCCGCAATAGCAAAAGCAAGTGGCAATCCCAACAAGGGAATATTTGCAAGATCACTAACTCTAAATAATACGCCGAGTTGTGGCGCCATGCCATCTTGCAACGACACGAATACAAAAAATACGCTAAGCCCTATGTTTATTAAAATACCGCCGATGTTTATTGCTACTGGCGTTATAGTATTTTGCACCGCGTAAAACGCGCGCGCTATAACTGGGTTTAAACTATGAGCAAAAATACCAATACAAAAAATGCCGAGCACCGCGGCGGTAAGCCTTGTTTCCGTCCAACCAAACGCGCCGGCTCCAAGCGCCACTCGCACGACTTGCGCCCGTAAAACAAAAAGCAGCACGCTGGCGGGAAGCGCCCAAAACAAAACATGCCTAACCGAGAAAGCGAAGGTATCCAAAAACAATTTTTTATTCTTTCCTGAAGCCGCGTGCGAGAATGCCGGAAAAGTTGCGGTGGCATACGAGATGCCAATAATACCGATGACCATATATTGTAAATTGTCAGCCAAAGTAAAAATTGCCACGCTACCAGCGCCGAGCAAAGAAGCGATTGCGGTCGTTACAAGCACATTGACTTGCGAGGCGGCGAGGCCAATTGAACGCGGAATAATCAGCTTGGCTATTCTGATAAAATCAAATCCACGCGGAGTAAATACTCCTTGCCAGCGAAAACCAACTAGCCGCGCTGAAGGAATTTGTATCGCAAAATGAGCCGTAGCGCCCAGTACCACTCCCCATGCAAGTCCGGCAATGCCAAGTATCGGCACAAACATAAAGGCGCCAAAAATAATTCCAATGTTATAAAAAATCGGCGCAAACGCGTACGGCACAAAACGATTAAACGCTTGGTTCACGCCTGAAAGCATGGCGCTCATGCCAAGAAGCAACGGGCTTATTGCCATGATGCGCGAAAGCAAAATAGCGATTTCTCTTTTTTCTCCTATAAATCCAGGCGCTATAAGCGACATTAACCACGGCATTATGATAATGCTTAAGATAGCAAACAAGGAAAGCAGTGCCGCCATGATGTTAAAAAAATTTGCCGCAAGTTTCCATGAATATTCTTCTTCTCTATGTCGCGCTTCAATAAATACCGGAATAAAAGCCGCGGCAACAGCGCCCGCGATTAAAATATTATAAATAAAATCAGGAATGCGAAACGCTGTAAAATAAACATCCAGAGTATCTCCAGCCCCAAACAAAGACACCAGTACGCGATCACGCACTAGCCCCAAAACACGGCTCGTAAAAGAAGCGATGACGAGAAGCATCGCGGCAGATTGAATTATGGCTCTGTGATTGGTTATTATAGATGGCATTACGTGGCGATGCGCTGGCATGATAGGCACGCCAGCGCATCTGTTATATTTCACTTAAGCTAAGTTGACCTGAACAGGACTTGCTCGTTTATTTATTCAAATTAAACAAAAATAGCTTGTCATCTCGAAGTCATAGCAATGACGAGAGATCTCTCGCGCCGCGCTCGAGATGACAAAAATAAAAATGAAATGAATCTAGATTTGACGAAATACGCCAAAATCCCAAGCTCTAAGCCCCTACTTCTTCTCAATTACGCACCCAATGTGCCTATCACCATACAACGAATCCCGAAAAACGTTCAATGTCGCGCTGGTTGCTCCCTCTTCTGAACACCATACAAAATTACCCCATGCGCCAACATCAAACTTGAGATCAACGGAAGGAAAAATGCCCGCTTGCGCAAATTTGCTCAAAAAGTATGATGTCCGATCCGTCATTTTTCGTGGAATCGTGTATTCTATTTCCACCGTCTGTACTTTTCCTGGCCTCACTATCATCCAATTACCAAATACCTGCATACTATTTTCCTGAAAAATATCGGTGCCGCTCGCGCTATCGCGCCTCGCGCCAAGCCCGGTTGACTCCACAAGCACATCGCCCTTAAAATCATTTGCCCGATAATCAAATTGTGAAATTTGCGGCGCCTCGGAAAATCCCTGCGCGCGCACGAGCTGCGACCCTAGCGGCGCGTAAAACCTCATATAATCAACATTTGGCTTATTATACCAATCATACGGCGTGCTGCCTCCATTGTGCGAACGCGTCACGCGAATTACGCGATTGATAGAGCCGTCGTCTTGAACGGTTGTCGCTACCTCTTCTTTGGTTGTTGTAACCTTATCAGTTTTGTAACCCCCAATATTACTATAGACAACAGCAAAAAAGTCTTGTATCTCATTCGGCTTTGCGGCAAGAGGCGCTGTAACCTTGCCGCTCCATCCCTGATCGTTAAAAATTTTCTCAACCTCGTTATCGCGCGAATACATCATTATATCCTTTTGCTGAAGGCTTTGCGCTAAAGCATCTAAAATTTCCGGCGCGCGATCCGCAAACGCCATGTTGACCTTATCCATTAAAATAGGAGTCATGTCGGCTAAAACTTTTTTAGGCGCATTTTCTTTTTTGTCATAATTTACTTCAACTTGTTGCTGAATGATGTCAGAAAAATTTTGCGCGCTTACCGTAAGATTGTATTGCGGCAAGCTGATTGGTCCGACTATGCGCAAAAGCCGCTCCACTACCGCGGGTGTTAACGCAATTACGCCATCTGGAGTTTCTCCGCCGGTCTTTTCATAAAACCACATAATTTTTTCCGCCGATGTCGGAAAATCAAAAAACCAATTTGAATCATGCATAGACCATGCCGTTGAAACATACTCAATTGGCTTGGGTGGAATTATTTTAACTGTTAGTTGGCCGTCCGCATTGTAAATTCCATCAACAAATAAGCTGGTCATTTCTCCTTTAGACAGTTTCATAACGCCATACGTTCCGACGAATCCGCCCGTTGCGCGAATCTCCGCCGAGTTTTGAAAAATCACAAGATACGTTTTTGGATTATTGTCTCCCAAGAAAGTTAAAACGCCGTCAGAGTACGACGAAAGGGCGGTAAATAAACCCCGCATTGTCGCAATACGTTCTTTTGCTAAAAGGAATTGGTCGCGATATTCGGCTGGCAAATCGCTGGCGCTAACTTTGTCCATATATGTTTTAGCATCCGCGAGATCTTGTTGGGCAGACAAGGCAGACTCGCTTGCCTTAAGAATAACGGTTGAAAGCAGTGGGGCAGCAGACTCCTCTTTTGCCGTATCCATTGGCATTACGGAAGCGGTAAGCACGCCCGCGACGCTACTCAATCTCTCTCCAGCGCGAGAAAGTTTTGCGCCAGCTTGAATAAGATACACGCCGGAACGCGGCTTACTTTCAAAAGGAAGCATTGAAATTACCGCGACGAATCCCTTGCCCATACTGTTAATGCTTTGTTCGGCTTGGACAAACTGCTCGTATGCTTTGCTAAAACTTACCGCGGCTTCATTAAAACGAAAACCCTTTGCTGCTTCTTGCGCGTCGTTAAGAGTTGTGTATGCTTCCGTAGCGTCAGCCAATATGTCATCTTTCACGTTCATACCGTTTGCCCACGCGCCTCCCGTAAGCACTAGGCACATCATCACAACACTAGAAACAATGAATCCCGATGAAGGAAAATGACGCTTTTGTTTTC from Candidatus Spechtbacteria bacterium includes:
- a CDS encoding glycosyltransferase family 39 protein; this translates as MKKFVIGHWVGLALLTIILIGAFLRFFNLSTLPPGIYPDEARNGIDALHAMATGQYSVFYPANNGREGLYIDLLTIVFRIFGVSIFSLKLISAAIGMLTIWTVYLLAKELQRFIKSEKPMWYQEAISLVASLFIATSFWHINFSRISFRAIFVPFLLSLATYYTLRMLRRGSLFDTIVAGALWALGMYTYIAFRVAPIIPAFLIGSTLLVSLAQNRDNKNIKRWIKMIAAFALSGIIVFLPLAIYFITNSGSFASRSAGISVFSEPQPILAFLKSLGAHLQMFFYQGDGNWRHNISGQAQLLFPIALLFLLGTYVVIHDAFHGLRTRQWEKAIGMLAIGMWFDALLLPAILTIEGIPHALRSIGVIPVTYLIAAIGFAHFLGYLLRQNISWIRSGGFALAIALLVALPLTAYNQYFNVWGNNPNVPGAFSQYYTQIGYFLNALPDDTPKVVFVNSDGVLVPIEKYLAAPTNKDNTIPMSSQTTLFIQNTKSVHPQNTIYATEKELENFIPQKGSIVIPLEPNDKAKTFLKEKFRGTGQQPGGIWFYQMP
- a CDS encoding type II toxin-antitoxin system mRNA interferase toxin, RelE/StbE family, which translates into the protein MRNSILSYDSHCLRKSFSCFGEKIAQASTEKLAQLLEIFVENPFHTKLHSKHLTGKLSGLYSFRITRDWRVIFQFISTKEIQLIEVAHRREIYR
- a CDS encoding septum formation initiator family protein, which codes for MMTKTTISRALLTALLLVMAWFAGAFGKELYQRYQLQQDINKAREEVSNLQKDNDNLAAMIQSFNQSDVLELEVRRRLNVQKPGEQVVIVVPGGENNISEQKDNTAQQQMQKPAAAADDYMQDETTEDALKRRAGEWWKFVFQ
- the lepA gene encoding elongation factor 4 encodes the protein MYMQEHIRNFVIIAHVDHGKSTLADRLLELTGTVEKRKMHEQYLDTMELEQERGITIKMQPVRMRYRPVSSTNSESITNKRMTDSLEFVNSLKDSLFVDEYELNLIDTPGHVDFSYEVSRALAAVEGAILLVDATKGVQAQTLANLRVAIAQGLTIIPAINKIDLPHSRPDDVEREILDVFETFNLLPDRIFRISAKTGEGVEELLNEVVRSVPAPGGDAGAPLRALVFDSMYDSYKGVVAHVRVVDGVVHSRERMHLMVSRQESEIKEVGTFSPAPIPSVELRAGEIGYIATGLKEISLAKIGDTITHEREDLRAYEPLPGYKDPMPAVFSSIFPGEESAFDEMKEALEQLKLNDAALYYEQEYSEALGRGWKCGFLGMLHMEIVLERLRREYNLEIVVTTPSVIYQIKKKNGEIITIYTPAKFPDPTEIVETLEPWVRMEVMTPPEYLSGVMQLLQTIRGDYKDTQTLGGQTLRITYEAPLAEIITDFYDKLKSISSGYASLSYDVIGDQPGDVVKLDVMLAGDKVEAFSRIIPRLRAERDGRKLVEKIKEVIHPENFAVAIQATIGGKVIARETKSAMSKDVTGYLYGGDYTRKKKLLEKQKRGKKRMKAMGHVNIDAETFMKVFKSG
- the murJ gene encoding murein biosynthesis integral membrane protein MurJ, whose product is MPAHRHVMPSIITNHRAIIQSAAMLLVIASFTSRVLGLVRDRVLVSLFGAGDTLDVYFTAFRIPDFIYNILIAGAVAAAFIPVFIEARHREEEYSWKLAANFFNIMAALLSLFAILSIIIMPWLMSLIAPGFIGEKREIAILLSRIMAISPLLLGMSAMLSGVNQAFNRFVPYAFAPIFYNIGIIFGAFMFVPILGIAGLAWGVVLGATAHFAIQIPSARLVGFRWQGVFTPRGFDFIRIAKLIIPRSIGLAASQVNVLVTTAIASLLGAGSVAIFTLADNLQYMVIGIIGISYATATFPAFSHAASGKNKKLFLDTFAFSVRHVLFWALPASVLLFVLRAQVVRVALGAGAFGWTETRLTAAVLGIFCIGIFAHSLNPVIARAFYAVQNTITPVAINIGGILINIGLSVFFVFVSLQDGMAPQLGVLFRVSDLANIPLLGLPLAFAIAGIITLIFLFGAFFARYEGEYKREIILAFIRIVFVSIIAGLVAYFVLRVMLLAPFISLTTFWGVFTQGLGAGIAGILVYLGGLFLLRAPEWTFVEDYKNKLFSALNLTKNQ
- a CDS encoding DUF4012 domain-containing protein, producing MNPEHPKGDVDASDIFSFSQKRDSLRWRSQIYRKKVDVREIAEKIAFEERVLERAKVEKARAYYASHVASFVAKKKSQIVKQETGQAITPAIRLAPKKLLQTKAGASPVEARSTLVGMVQPKICTTEELKEPSRLEVLQAMQDLDSNDAKLREVWSIAKREESRYGSQQTFNARQTPTNFNRIERTNSAPEESFFRPEKSLSIVGARQDIELSNAKQEALAYFSHNFIAPENISENVEYHRASFYNKATARKQKRHFPSSGFIVSSVVMMCLVLTGGAWANGMNVKDDILADATEAYTTLNDAQEAAKGFRFNEAAVSFSKAYEQFVQAEQSINSMGKGFVAVISMLPFESKPRSGVYLIQAGAKLSRAGERLSSVAGVLTASVMPMDTAKEESAAPLLSTVILKASESALSAQQDLADAKTYMDKVSASDLPAEYRDQFLLAKERIATMRGLFTALSSYSDGVLTFLGDNNPKTYLVIFQNSAEIRATGGFVGTYGVMKLSKGEMTSLFVDGIYNADGQLTVKIIPPKPIEYVSTAWSMHDSNWFFDFPTSAEKIMWFYEKTGGETPDGVIALTPAVVERLLRIVGPISLPQYNLTVSAQNFSDIIQQQVEVNYDKKENAPKKVLADMTPILMDKVNMAFADRAPEILDALAQSLQQKDIMMYSRDNEVEKIFNDQGWSGKVTAPLAAKPNEIQDFFAVVYSNIGGYKTDKVTTTKEEVATTVQDDGSINRVIRVTRSHNGGSTPYDWYNKPNVDYMRFYAPLGSQLVRAQGFSEAPQISQFDYRANDFKGDVLVESTGLGARRDSASGTDIFQENSMQVFGNWMIVRPGKVQTVEIEYTIPRKMTDRTSYFLSKFAQAGIFPSVDLKFDVGAWGNFVWCSEEGATSATLNVFRDSLYGDRHIGCVIEKK